The following coding sequences are from one Rhipicephalus microplus isolate Deutch F79 chromosome 3, USDA_Rmic, whole genome shotgun sequence window:
- the LOC142802685 gene encoding THAP domain-containing protein 2-like encodes MVQSCVAYGCTNRAIPASKITFHRFPKDAETRNLWERAVRREHWKPTDKDRLCSAHFDPACFDRTGQTTRLKAGSVPTSFAAFPAHLQAPVKRKRPAPKPRGCSPAQQQEASNTEDHVTVSPSKQWLCRSQNRYYKHL; translated from the exons ATGGTACAATCCTGCGTAGCGTATGGGTGCACAAATCGCGCGATTCCTGCTTCCAAGATCACATTTCACAG GTTTCCAAAAGATGCTGAGACACGGAACCTATGGGAGCGAGCTGTGCGTCGTGAACACTGGAAACCGACAGATAAAGATCGCCTTTGCTCTGCGCACTTTGATCCGGCGTGTTTTGACCGGACCGGACAAACAACAAGGTTGAAAGCGGGAAGTGTGCCGACTTCGTTCGCTGCTTTTCCTGCCCACCTCCAGGCACCG GTGAAAAGGAAGCGGCCAGCACCAAAACCTCGAGGATGCAGTCCTGCTCAGCAGCAAGAGGCCTCAAATACTGAAGATCATGTCACTGTATCACCATCAAAGCAGTG